Proteins encoded within one genomic window of Oryza glaberrima chromosome 12, OglaRS2, whole genome shotgun sequence:
- the LOC127757074 gene encoding prefoldin subunit 2-like has protein sequence MAGQPSGADKEVINEQMVANMYANMRSEMNQLYSKITELEMEVSEHSLVIGAIEPLDPSRRCYRMIGGVLVERTIKEVLPAVQRNKEGLEEVVARMKEALEKKKKEITEFELKYKIRIRKADSDTQEEGSMKEGSAQGVLVGPASGQ, from the coding sequence ATGGCTGGTCAACCAAGTGGTGCTGACAAAGAAGTCATCAACGAGCAAATGGTTGCAAACATGTATGCCAACATGCGCTCTGAAATGAATCAACTCTACTCCAAGATCACAGAGCTGGAAATGGAAGTCAGTGAGCACTCCCTCGTGATCGGTGCAATCGAGCCACTTGACCCCTCGAGGCGCTGCTACAGAATGATTGGGGGAGTGCTGGTTGAACGGACTATCAAGGAGGTCTTGCCTGCAGTGCAACGCAACAAGGAGGGCCTCGAGGAAGTCGTTGCTCGCATGAAAGAGGcactggagaagaagaagaaggaaatcACGGAGTTTGAGCTCAAGTACAAGATCAGAATCCGGAAAGCAGATAGTGACACCCAGGAAGAAGGCAGCATGAAGGAAGGATCTGCGCAGGGTGTTCTTGTAGGCCCTGCCTCTGGGCAGTAG
- the LOC127757070 gene encoding disease resistance protein RGA5-like, producing MKPLSFDDSKWLFLKRAFGYEKSHYPHLEDVLDKILGKCGGLPLAIITISSLLSYQHAIDEWHRVLNAIGYGLARDPYAETMSNILSLSFFNLPHHLKTCFMYLSVFPEDYNIDKRRLVSKWIAEGFIQDEQGQSAYRTDELYFNELINRSLIEPADVKYGQAKACRVHDIILDYIKCKATEENFVTSLGSAVPGCTTEYKVRRLSVNNSNEEDVNIPTSLDLSQVRSLTIFGNPMQTSLFDFKFLRVLDLVYRDSMGDLFANVEKLFHLKYLRISSHLMDYLQEKIGELQYLETLDIRYTSVKTLPSTITKLQRLARLFISRRTRFSDETTVGQLKSLEELKQFGVSQSEQVTALQELSKLTKLRTLKLALQSPLSLDEYHSCVGTLLQSLCNLYDLCIVDQSDKNYCLTLDSCHIASPCSLRKLEIKAALTKVPNWMVVLGNIRVLFLAILCMAPEDIENLGAIPSLVFLELDTLGGTNGRIIIHGNNRFISLKYFSLAIGACGTALEFEEGSMPKVEHLKLDFRLHELECLNGASDLGIQHLPALCKVEVEINCNCFKHTSNFFDDFELKCLNYDLMEETSDCIVRCVARTIKSAVDTLPNHPTISFQTESEKECKHFELEMKRWTVME from the exons ATGAAGCCTCTTAGTTTCGATGACTCCAAAtggttatttttgaaaagagCATTTGGTTATGAAAAATCACATTATCCTCATCTGGAAGATGTTCTGGATAAGATACTAGGAAAATGTGGTGGCCTACCATTGGCAATCATTACTATATCTAGCTTGTTATCATATCAGCATGCTATTGATGAATGGCATAGGGTACTTAACGCTATTGGTTATGGACTTGCAAGGGATCCTTATGCAGAGACAATGTCAAATATATTATCGCTGAGTTTCTTCAATCTCCCTCACCATCTAAAAACTTGCTTCATGTACCTAAGTGTATTTCCAGAAGATTATAATATTGACAAACGACGTTTGGTTAGTAAATGGATTGCTGAAGGATTCATTCAGGATGAACAAGGGCAAAGTGCATATAGAACTGATGAGTTGTATTTTAATGAGCTCATCAATAGAAGCCTGATTGAACCTGCTGATGTAAAGTATGGTCAGGCAAAGGCATGTCGAGTTCATGACATCATTCTTGACTACATCAAATGCAAGGCTACTGAAGAGAACTTTGTCACCTCATTAGGATCTGCAGTGCCTGGATGCACTACAGAGTATAAGGTTCGGAGGCTGTCAGTCAACAACAGCAATGAAGAAGATGTCAACATACCGACAAGCCTAGATCTGTCTCAAGTACGATCACTTACTATATTTGGAAATCCCATGCAAACTTCTTTATTTGATTTCAAGTTTCTTCGTGTGTTGGACCTAGTATATAGGGACAGCATGGGTGACCTTTTTGCAAATGTTGAAAAATTGTTTCATCTGAAGTACCTGCGTATCTCCTCACATTTAATGGATTATCTCCAAGAAAAAATTGGAGAACTGCAATATTTAGAAACGCTGGACATAAGATATACCTCTGTGAAGACATTGCCATCAACTATCACAAAGCTTCAACGACTAGCTCGTCTATTTATTAGTCGGAGAACTAGATTTTCAGATGAAACGACTGTTGGACAATTGAAGAGCCTGGAAGAGCTAAAACAATTTGGAGTGTCTCAGTCTGAACAAGTGACGGCCCTCCAGGAACTCAGTAAGCTAACCAAGCTAAGGACATTAAAATTAGCACTGCAGTCACCATTGTCACTTGATGAATATCATAGTTGTGTGGGAACATTATTGCAATCTTTATGCAACCTTTATGATCTGTGTATCGTGGACCAATCTGATAAAAATTATTGTCTTACGTTGGATTCATGCCACATTGCTTCTCCTTGTAGCCTTCGTAAGCTTGAAATCAAAGCAGCACTCACCAAGGTGCCAAATTGGATGGTCGTGCTTGGAAATATTAGAGTACTATTTCTAGCTATCCTGTGTATGGCACCAGAAGATATTGAGAACCTTGGAGCAATACCCAGCTTGGTTTTTCTCGAACTAGATACTCTCGGAGGCACCAATGGAAGGATCATCATTCATGGAAACAACAGATTCATAAGTTTGAAATATTTCTCCTTGGCTATCGGTGCCTGTGGGACTGCACTGGAGTTTGAAGAAGGATCAATGCCAAAGGTTGAGCACCTCAAGCTTGATTTTCGTCTGCACGAATTGGAATGCCTGAATGGTGCTTCTGACTTAGGCATCCAACACCTCCCTGCTCTATGCAAGGTTGAGGTCGAAATTAATTGCAATTGCTTCAAGCACACGTCCAATTTCTTCGATGACTTCGAATTGAAATGTTTGAACTATGATCTGATGGAAGAAACGAGTGATTGCATCGTCAGATGTGTTGCAAGAACCATTAAATCTGCCGTTGATACACTCCCCAACCATCCAACTATCAGTTTCCAAACAGAGAGTGAGAAGGAATGTAAACATTTCGAATTG GAAATGAAGAGATGGACTGTGATGGAGTGA